Proteins encoded in a region of the Panthera uncia isolate 11264 chromosome B2 unlocalized genomic scaffold, Puncia_PCG_1.0 HiC_scaffold_24, whole genome shotgun sequence genome:
- the TCF21 gene encoding transcription factor 21 isoform X1 yields the protein MSTGSLSDVEDLQEVEMLDCDGLKMDSGKEFVTSNESTEESSNCEAGSPQKGRGGLGKRRKAPTKKSPLGGVSQEGKQVQRNAANARERARMRVLSKAFSRLKTTLPWVPPDTKLSKLDTLRLASSYIAHLRQILANDKYENGYIHPVNLTWPFMVAGKPESDLKEVVTASRLCGTTAS from the exons ATGTCCACCGGCTCCCTCAGCGATGTGGAGGACCTCCAAGAGGTGGAGATGCTGGACTGCGACGGGCTGAAAATGGACTCGGGCAAGGAGTTTGTGACTTCCAACGAGAGCACCGAGGAGAGCTCCAACTGCGAGGCGGGGTCGCCCCAGAAGGGCCGCGGAGGCCTGGGCAAGAGGAGGAAGGCGCCCACCAAGAAGAGCCCCTTGGGCGGCGTCAGCCAGGAGGGGAAGCAGGTCCAGCGCAACGCGGCCAACGCGCGCGAGAGGGCCCGGATGCGGGTGCTGAGCAAGGCCTTCTCCAGGCTCAAGACCACCTTGCCCTGGGTGCCCCCGGACACCAAGCTCTCCAAGCTGGACACGCTCAGGCTGGCGTCCAGCTACATCGCGCACTTGAGGCAGATCCTGGCGAACGACAAGTACGAGAACGGTTACATTCACCCGGTCAACCTG ACGTGGCCCTTTATGGTGGCCGGGAAACCCGAGAGTGACCTGAAAGAAGTGGTGACCGCGAGCCGCTTATGTGGAACCACAGCATCCTGA
- the TCF21 gene encoding transcription factor 21 isoform X2, whose translation MSTGSLSDVEDLQEVEMLDCDGLKMDSGKEFVTSNESTEESSNCEAGSPQKGRGGLGKRRKAPTKKSPLGGVSQEGKQVQRNAANARERARMRVLSKAFSRLKTTLPWVPPDTKLSKLDTLRLASSYIAHLRQILANDKYENGYIHPVNLLLLRSSLNRKLE comes from the exons ATGTCCACCGGCTCCCTCAGCGATGTGGAGGACCTCCAAGAGGTGGAGATGCTGGACTGCGACGGGCTGAAAATGGACTCGGGCAAGGAGTTTGTGACTTCCAACGAGAGCACCGAGGAGAGCTCCAACTGCGAGGCGGGGTCGCCCCAGAAGGGCCGCGGAGGCCTGGGCAAGAGGAGGAAGGCGCCCACCAAGAAGAGCCCCTTGGGCGGCGTCAGCCAGGAGGGGAAGCAGGTCCAGCGCAACGCGGCCAACGCGCGCGAGAGGGCCCGGATGCGGGTGCTGAGCAAGGCCTTCTCCAGGCTCAAGACCACCTTGCCCTGGGTGCCCCCGGACACCAAGCTCTCCAAGCTGGACACGCTCAGGCTGGCGTCCAGCTACATCGCGCACTTGAGGCAGATCCTGGCGAACGACAAGTACGAGAACGGTTACATTCACCCGGTCAACCTG TTGCTGCTGCGTTCATCTCTGAACAGGAAGCTTGAGTGA